tttttttttatttttttcagaaatacactttatattttcatattagcatcccatgttttttctttttttttttttgcaaaatcaacCAAGTTAACAACATTAAGTCataactaaaaatgaaataaacaaaagttACCTTTTCATTTGCTTGATTTACtcatatatgttaaaaaattatgtttgattatCTATGTCGATTTGTTTGAAATTTACcgatatatgttatttttagagagagaaagaaaatacaCATATTTTCTTTGTCGGTTTAAGTGAAAACACGTCGAAATTGACAATTTAGCTCATTTGCTTAGATTGTTAAATATTATTGCTTTTATCCTTGAGTCTTAAGTTCGATTCCTTTCTTtcatatttgcattttttatttcatttgtttaaaactttttatttttaattaatgattataattaataaatatattattttcaaatttttatttttatttttaaaactatgaaacttgaaaataatatatttattaattataaacattaattaaaaaaaaacttgaaacaacCATTTGAGCAAAAGAGCTAAGctattaattttagtgaaaacGCTATTTACATTGCACGTTTCTAACTGACTTGCTTGAAAGTGCACCATGTAAGATGTGTTTTCAGTGAAGACGTACACTATAGGACgcattttcctttctctctccaaaCCTAAGATATATcggtaaatttcaaaaaataaaaagcatacATGgtcaaatatcaattttttcagCATATGAGTAAATTAGCCCTTTCACTTAGAACATTATACATGAAAACCTCTgataaacttttttattatcttttttatatttattcaaaacttgAATCTTGGGAAAAAGAAATTGGGATCTTATTGCAAAATGTTGAACTACAGATGTcttaaatgtaatttaccctGGTTTTGTTTTGTCCCATTTTGTGTTTAAGACAATCATCCAGTGCTATGCCATCTATGTTAAGTTTTCATGGTTAGTTCTTGCTTATAACAGCGGCAAAGCTAACTACTCTAAGACTAACGCAAAGCAcctcacttttttattttattttatattgccTTTCTCACACTTCTTTATAAGTTTGGAACTTTCAGGCAACAAGGAAGAGATCTCTGCAACTTCAACTGAGAGTaaggaattttcttttgatagaAAACTTGTTGTTTGTAATAAggatttacttttttttttaaagactTTTTTCATTTGTTGGGTTGTCTTAAATTGGTGCAGTTAAGGTTACAAATATGAggtttttcttgtatttttaaaataaagagttgagctttttttttttttaaaatgcttgTTCATGCACTTTCTGTGTTGGGATTTTAGCTCAGAAATCAAAGGCATTCAAAGCTCATGTGGGTGCAAAGATAAGAATTTTTACTCAttgggtttatttttgtttatgttttggtgaatttgattGGATTGGGAAGGGGGTTACTGTTCATAGTGTTATAAAGGGAAATTGGAAGATTATTACTTTTGTATGTGGTTGATTTGGAAGGTTAATGTGATTGATAATTGTGAGGGAAATCTGAGTTCTTTAGTGATCTATTGCTAAAAAAGAGACAACCCTGTCTGGATTTAAGCTTTGGCAATGGCTAGAATAAGGAAAAGAAGCATACAGTTAAGCAAGCTTTGCTCATTTGCGTGTTGTCGGTCGAGTTCTCGAGACGATCATGCCGAAATCGGGCAAAAAGGGTACTCAAGAGTGGTGTATTGCAACGAACCTGATAGTCAAGAGCAAATTCGGCTCAGGTATCGGGGGAATTATGTCTCCACTACCAAGTATACAGCAGTTAATTTCATCCCAAAGTCTTTGTTTGAGCAGTTTAGGAGGGTTGCAAATATCTATTTTCTTGTTGTAGCTTGTGTTTCTTTTAGTCCGTTGGCTCCGTATTCAGCACCAAGCATTATTCTGCCTCTCGTTGTGGTGATTGGAGCTACAATGGCCAAAGAGGGTGTCGAAGATTGGAGGCGAAACCTCCAGGTGATGCTTGAATTTCTTACTCTCCTTTTGGTGCTTTGCTGTAACTGTTTGTTCGCTTCCTATTGAATGCTTTCGGTTCAAATTGTATTctgtaaaataaaaacaataaacaagtTCAAACTATACCAAATGTGTTTAACAAATAGGACAAATTGTACCGTAAAATAGGTCACAAAATTTCACATTGTTGTCGGTAAATCTGTTGCATCGCATGATATACCATCAAGGTTTTTGATTAATGTCCCGGTATTTTTGTTGTTCCCATAAATAAAAACGGCTACTATTAACGAACATgctattttatttcatggtaaTTTTAATTTGCTTGTCCATATATGATAGTGGGAGTATGATTCCTGTCTTGTTCTTTGTTATTAACCCGATTTCAAAATAGATGCACCGTAATTGAATTTACTGCTTTTATTAAGACTGCAATGACTTgatctgtaaatattaaatttagacACATTAAAAGCAAGTTCAAAGGCACTTGAGGACAAAAGTTTCACATCAGATGGTCCAAGCTCACAAACTTGGATATGGTAATTAAATTCTCCTGTCCTGTCTTAAGAGGTTTTCTATGCTTTGTCATGATTATAACAATAAAGCATTCTTGGACTTGAGTGTGAGTGTTAGATGTTGATATGTGTCTGACATAAGCATGTTCAATTATTTCCACCtatttccatgtatttgaagGGTCTTTTTTGTGCCTGCAAATTATTTTCTCAGTAGTTTAATGAAGAGTGTCATTGTGAGAATAAAAGTTATCATTTCTGTTTTTTTCCCTTCATATTTAATAAGGTAAGCTAAAAACTCCTTTTATATAGGGTTGATGCAGCTTCAATTTTCCAATATTATATTTGGCTTGTAACTGAACCTTGTTTAGCTACATTGTTGAAATTTAATCTCgatccaattttcattttctgaTTGCTGATACACTGAAATGTATGCATCGGTGTTGTATTCGGCCCTTTGTTTGTCATTTTGTTGTGATATGTGTTAGTCTTCTTGCTTCCGTGGGCACTCTTCATTCCAATAAGTTTTATTTGAATGTATGTAAGACATCTAATGTAGCAGTCTCCATGGTTTTCAGGATATAGAGGCAAACAATCGGAAGGTTGAAGTTTACGATAAAAGTTCATGTTCCTTTAGACAAACCAAATGGAAGGATCTCCGTGTTGGTGAGCTTGTTAAGGTGTGCAAGGACGAATATTTTCCTGCTGATATACTCCTACTTTCTTCAAGCTACGAAGATGGTGTTTGCTATGTTGAGACAATGAACCTTGATGGAGAGACTAATTTAAAGTTAAAGCATGCTCTCAACGTAACATACTTCCGGTCTAGTGCAGAGAGCCTCAAGGAATTTAGAGCTGTGATCAAGTGTGAGGATCCAAACGAGCATCTTTATTCTTTCATCGGAACATTGTACTCTGATTGTCAACAATACTCACTTTCCCCACAGCAGATCCTTTTGCGAGATTCTAAACTGAAGAATACTGAATATATCTTCGGTGTGGTTATTTTTACTGGACATGACACAAAAGTAATGCAGAATGCAACAGATCCTCCTTCCAAGAGGACTAAGATTGAGAGGAGGATGGATAGGATAATATATGTCCTTTTCAGTGCTCTGATTTTGGTATCATTCATAGGATCTCTGTTTTTTGGAATTGAAACTAATAACGATCTTAGCGGTGGAAATTATACAAGGTGGTATCTCCGACCAGATAAAACAACTGTATTCTTTGACCCCAGAAGACCAGCAGTGGCTGCATTTTTGCATTGTTTGACTGGTCTTATGTTGTATGGatatttgatacccatatcaTTGTATGTCTCGATTGAGATTTGCAAGGTTTTACAAAGCATTTTCATTAACCAAGATCAGGCTATGTATGATGAGGAAATGGATAGGCCAGCGCATGCACGGACATCTAATTTGAATGAGGAACTTGGTCAGGTCCATACTATACTCTCCGACAAAACTGGCACTTTGACATGCAACTCGATGGAGTTTGTGAAATGTTCAATAGCTGGTACTCTCTATGGTCGTGGCATGACAGAGGTTGAAATTGCTCTGGCGAGGAAAAGAGGTGAGCAATTGACTGAACAGGCGCCTATTGATGCTTCTGAATCAAAAAAATCCATCAAGGGTTTCAACTTCAGAGATGAACGTATTATGGATGGGAAATGGGTGTCTGAACCTCAAAGGGATGTCATACAAAGGTTCTTTCGGGTCTTAGCAACTTGCCATACAGCAGTTCCTGAAGTAATGGGTCCTGATGAGATTATGTATGAAGCTGAGTCACCTGATGAAGCAGCATTTGTCATTGCTGCTCGAGAGGTTGGTTTTGAGTTTTTTGTAAGGAATCCAACAAGCATAAAATTGCGTGAATTAGATCCCACGAGTGGCATAAGAGTTGACAGGTAACTTTTTTGTAACCTTTCACACCATCTCAATCTTGTTATGCTCATTATTAATCTTATCtccccaaaaataaaaacagttgTCGAGCTACATAAAATGAACAGCTTCACAAGGCAGCTGTGAATGAATTCGTTTCTACTTTGCAGAGTATACGAGCTTCTTCATGTTTTGGAGTTCAGTAGTGCTCGGAAAAGGATGTCAGTAATTGTAAAGAACCCAGAGAACCAGTTGTTGCTCCTTGTCAAGGGTGCAGACAGGTCATAACTTGTAACCCATGCTTCCTCATGCAGATATATTGTGGTAGAATTTTAT
The sequence above is a segment of the Gossypium raimondii isolate GPD5lz chromosome 4, ASM2569854v1, whole genome shotgun sequence genome. Coding sequences within it:
- the LOC105779792 gene encoding probable phospholipid-transporting ATPase 8 isoform X1; this translates as MARIRKRSIQLSKLCSFACCRSSSRDDHAEIGQKGYSRVVYCNEPDSQEQIRLRYRGNYVSTTKYTAVNFIPKSLFEQFRRVANIYFLVVACVSFSPLAPYSAPSIILPLVVVIGATMAKEGVEDWRRNLQDIEANNRKVEVYDKSSCSFRQTKWKDLRVGELVKVCKDEYFPADILLLSSSYEDGVCYVETMNLDGETNLKLKHALNVTYFRSSAESLKEFRAVIKCEDPNEHLYSFIGTLYSDCQQYSLSPQQILLRDSKLKNTEYIFGVVIFTGHDTKVMQNATDPPSKRTKIERRMDRIIYVLFSALILVSFIGSLFFGIETNNDLSGGNYTRWYLRPDKTTVFFDPRRPAVAAFLHCLTGLMLYGYLIPISLYVSIEICKVLQSIFINQDQAMYDEEMDRPAHARTSNLNEELGQVHTILSDKTGTLTCNSMEFVKCSIAGTLYGRGMTEVEIALARKRGEQLTEQAPIDASESKKSIKGFNFRDERIMDGKWVSEPQRDVIQRFFRVLATCHTAVPEVMGPDEIMYEAESPDEAAFVIAAREVGFEFFVRNPTSIKLRELDPTSGIRVDRVYELLHVLEFSSARKRMSVIVKNPENQLLLLVKGADSVIFERLSKEGRAYEEQTKEHIEKYSEAGLRTMAVAYRELDDDEYKTWEQEFLKAKTSVSADRDVLMDELAGQIERDLILLGATAVEDKLQKGVPDCIDKLARAGIGIWVLTGDKRGTAVNIGYACSLIRHGMKQIVITLELLEILALEKEGDKEAIAEASLKSIKLQIRKAKSQVTEESSTEFGLIIDGKSLTYAMDKNLVDSFMDLAMRCATVICCRSSPKQKAVITRLVKSVTGRTTLAIGDGANDVGMLQEADIGVGISGVEGMQAVMASDFAIAQFRFLERLLLVHGHWCYRRISMMICYFFYKNITFGFTLFWFEAYTSFSGQPAYNDWYMSCYNVFFTSLPVIALGVFDQDVSARLCLKHPLLYQEGVRNILFNWPRILGWMFNGLLSSIIIYFLTTNSITGPAFRKDGQVADYSVLGVTMYTCVVWTVNCQMALSINYFTWIQHLFIWGSIAFWYIFLVVYGSIPPTVSTTAYKVFVEACAPSILYWLTTLLVVIAALLPLLSYRAFQIRFRPMEHDRIQIQRRRPESTEYDATQRRLSESSEARTSSELPSEVRIRIDSLKASSKRKN